In the Augochlora pura isolate Apur16 chromosome 7, APUR_v2.2.1, whole genome shotgun sequence genome, aggttatgtcttcatactttattaaatccgtaaaagtatttaaatttccCGTTAACAactattttgtttctttaataacattgcctgtttgtattatacaaaaatgataCATGAATACTTTATGTcacagaatatttttgtggTACTTTTAAATCGTATGAAAACATTCACCTCAaactctattttataataggtcttattctataatttatttaaaattcttcatGCAAAGTAGAAGGGTTTGAACTTGAAGTCATAACAAGTGAATAATACAGACAGAAATGtagttattataacaaatgcagttattgtaaaataatcatgttgtatgtaaaatattaggtATGCTTTTCTTTTCAGGGACAGCATTTTGCTGTTCTCAAAGTCGTCCAGATATCCACTGTCTATAATCAGtacaagaaaattaatgtcaGGTGAAACAAGTAGAGTCTATCGACCATTATTAGCCTCACCTCATGTACGATATTTTGGAAACCCTAGTCGCGCTTATGCAATGTTTATTGGAAGAATTTTGAGGGGtgctttaaaaattcgatatctATTATTGGGTGGTGCAGTTGGTGGAGGAGTAACATTACAAAAGGTAAACATACTGAAAAAATTGACTTTTTTTCAAACATAGATCTTGCACTATCATATTTATGGttttttagaaatatgaaCAATGGAAAGAAGTTTTACCCGATATGAGTTGGTTAGATAGTTTTATGCCTGATAATAAAGAATGGCAAAATTTACGTGGGACACTAATGACTGTTAAGGATACTATAGCAAATAACATAGAGATTGGTGAGTACAAGGGAACAAAATAGTGTTTAAATATGTGAAAACGTGAGGCAATATAAGTTGGAGCTATAAAACATGAACAAACAAACAGATCCACGTATAAAGCAGTATGGGGAAGCTAAATATAGGGAATACAGAAACTGGTTTAATCAGAGATTGGATGATGCTATCCAAGCAGCCAATGATAATGGGGATGATACGAATATAGCAGTACCATCAAAGAGTGAGTTGTCACaggttttgttttttttttttctaccaaTGCATGTTGAAGATCTTGCTGTCTATGTTATCACCACTTCCTTATTATCCATCCTTCAATTTGCCTGAcgttttcttatttatcatGGTTTGATTATAGTCACAGCTGTATTATAAGCTTTCATCtcaattttcacttttttttatacactTCCCATGATAGAGTGATATATTTTAGGTTGATgtcaaatatgaaatatgtcAAGACGTCAATATCAAAATGTATTAAacgaaatacataaaaatggaagctatttttaagataattccatacatggaattttttattatactctttcaatataaaaatgttatttggcACTTCATATCCGAacttaataatatgtatacatcaATGATACATAGAGAAATCTTAACAATTCATAtatgtgaaaatatattggaTGTAACCTTTTTGGTTGTTAGGTGCAATTAGTTTTAAGAGTTTAAGATGTCGACTCGTCGGTCTTttgttatgaaatatatatatattcctacatatatttcatatttgaatcattctagtaattaaataatcagtTAGGGTAAGCTAACGCAGATTAGGGTATACCTCACTAACTTGAATGGGCTTGCAATATTGAAGCACACTGAAATCGGAGAGGTGACtctaaatttgtataattagtAAACACTTTTATAGTAGAGAAAGGTTGGGTAGTTTTTGTTATATCTTGAGCTAGAGTTAATACAAATGAAAAGTTGTTTAATTGTACACAATAAAGCAATATCATTTACTTACCTGAGAAACAAAATATCACTTCTAGAAAATAccttttaacactttgaatTACAATGCTATACCTTCAATATGTTACAAAGGCAATATCAATGGGATAAATATAAACACAATATGGCTGAGTAGTATATTACTCCGAATTATTATATCCatctaatttattcaaactcaCTGCTGTAATTCAATAGAAAAAGCCAAAACTAACTTGGTTGGTACTGCCCAACTTTTCCCTGTGTTTCATTCATGTCATAATAATCAgtaatttcaatgttataatattgttcattTACATTTCCCACATATATTTagagttattttattatggtCTGTTCTGTTCAGGTATATTTGACGGTATCACAGCAATAGTAGAGCAACTTCAGTCAGGTGTGTAAACTGTCAGGAATTATCCTTGTATTACTGTCTGTCCATtcagcatttttttttttatagatttaggataattctagtttgtattgtacatattcaTGTAGACGCGactaacaattttgtttttactattggttaaacagagaaacaaaattaaatactgaatGGGACAGACCCGTTTtagttttctttaaattttatcgtATCAGATTATTTCACCATTAATTTTAGAACCacaacatatttttcttctgtttttaatattttattgcatgtTGTATCATTAACATTAACACTTTGCTGAAGATACCTATATGTGCCTATTTGATAGTAAAGAAGATTAATACAGTGATTGAGCAATGTTTCTGCAATTGAGTTACTATTAATCAAGCTTAATCctcaataattatagatattaaatacattaatgcACGTATACATGCTTTGTGTTAGTAAAGTGTTATTGTTAGTTATTACCAGCTTTCTTGCAACTTGCCCTAATTCACTGAAATTCTAAATGTGTTATTGAACAGAAGCAAAGGATCAATTTTTGAACCGTACAATAGCATATGCTAAGCCATTAATTGACGATAACATTGAAGAGGAACGTAAGAAAGCTAGTATGTACATGTTAGcatatcataaattaattaatgaaatatccTGCAACTTATAATTGCATATGTTCCAACTCTTTTAAGAAAACTCACAAGAAAGATTAAATGCTATGCAAGaagaaattatgcaaatgcaattgaAATATCAACGTGAACTTGAAAgattagaaagagaaaataaagagCTTAGAAAGCAGATGCTTTTACGTGGTAATCACAAActaagaaacagaaaaataaaagtaatcgaCCTACTTTGTTTACAAACCGTTTTGTTACAAAAACTGTTGATAGTCGTGTAATATcgtttttttgaatttttctagaaatcTTTGATCGATATGTACAGTGATGTTCTAGATGAACTTAGCGATTACGATAGTGCTTATTCCACTGCTGATCATTTGCCAAGAGTAGTAGTTGTTGGTGATCAGAGCTCTGGTAAAACTTCGGTCCTAGAAATGATTGCTCAGGCAAGAATATTTCCTAGGTAATATAGCAACTTCTGATCCtacattttttatgtagaaattCCACTAAATTTTTTcttcataataatttactttcagAGGTGGTGGTGAAATGATGACAAGAGCTCCAGTGAAAGTTACTTTAAGTGAAGGACCTTATCACATAGCCCAATTTAAAGACAGTTCCAGAGAATTTGATTTATCGAAAGAATCAGAATTGGCTGATTTGAGACGCGAGGTAGAGTTACGCATGAAGAATAGTGTTAAACATGGAAAGACAGTCAGTCAGGATGTTATTGCAATGACAGTGAAAGGACCAGGCCTTCAGCGAATGGTTTTGGTTGATTTACCTGGAATAATTAGTGTAAGTGACGCCTTGattcaattcgatttttttaaagaggTTAATAACCCTAATTTATGAAACTTTTGTAACAGACAGTTACAGTTGACATGGCAGAAGACACTCGTGATGCCATTCGACAGATGTCTCAGCAATATATGAGTAACCCAAACGCAATTATTCTTTGCATCCAAGACGGTTCTGTGGATGCTGAAAGAAGCAATGTTACAGATCTTGTGGCACAAATGGATCCTTCAGGAAAACGGACTATTTTTGTTTTGACAAAGGTAAAATGACGTTAACAATTAACTGATGTGAATTTTGGAAATGTGACAggattgattttataatatattaaatcggTAGGTAGACTTAGCAGAGAAAAATTTGGCCAATCCGGAtcgtttgcataaaatacTGTCCGGTAAATTATTTCCTATGAAAGCATTAGGGTATTTTGCTGTGGTCACTGGTCGTGGAAGACAAGACGACACTATAGAAACGATTAGAGATTatgaagaaaaattctttcgaagTTCGAAGTTATTCAAgtatgtttataattatgaaatattacgAGGTTTGGATGTGCttgatcatttataattatttgaacagGGATGGTTTAGCGATGTCTGGTCAGGTGACTACAAGAAATTTGAGTCTCGCGGTCGCAGAATGCTTTTGGAAAATGGTTCGTGAAACCGTAGAGCAACAGGCTGATGCATTTAAAGCCACCAGATTTAATCTTGAAAcggaatggaaaaataatttcccaaggtaaaaaatattacaaattcgTGAAGATCGACTAGAGTCGTATATTAGAAGTTAGTGTTGTAGGAGAATtgtaaatatgtttattaaattgaagtaaTTATGGTTTTACATAGTTTGAGAGAACTGGATAGAAACGAGCTCTTTGAGAAAGCACGAGGCGAGATATTAGACGAAATTGTAAACCTATCTCAAATTTCGCCGAGACATTGGGATGAACTACTAATGGTTAAAATATGGGATAAAGTTAGTACGCACGTGTTCGAAAATATCTATATGCCGGCCGCTCAAACTGGAAACATAAGTATATTGATCATAGTAGTAatgattcaattattataactcgGTAatacgtgaaaataatttgtaaatttagaTACATTCAATACGACTGTTGATATAAAACTTCGACAATGGGCGGAGCAACAATTGCCAGCCAAGAGTGTTGAAAGCGGCTGGGAATGTTTACAACACGAATTCCATCATTTCATGAATAAAGCGAAGTTAAGTCCTAACCACGATAAGATATTCGACAATTTAAAGAACGCAGTGATCAACGAGGCGATGCGCCGACATTCCTGGGAAGAGAAAGTAAATTTATCGAGcaatgcatattttaataGCAGCTGCATTAATTATAGTGAATGTATGAACACTTTTGTATACAGGCATCTGAAATGTTACGGGTCATACAACTGAATACCTTGGAAGACAGAAACGTGAATGACAAAAGGGATTGGGACCAGGCAGTGCGTTTTTTGGAGACGTCCATTCGGGATAGATTACAAGTAACTGAACAGATATTGCGAGAAATGTTTGGACCCGGTCGTACAGAGCGCTGGCTTTATTGGAAGAGCCGAACTGAAGAACAACAGAAACGTTTATCGGTGAAGGATGAGTTAGATCAAATTCTGTATATGGACAAAGTAAGAACAAAGAGAGACCATCTTACAccgcgaaaatattaaaacacaaagataaaatatatgttgttTTTGTTAACAGAAGCACGCACCTACCCTCACACAAGATGAGCTTACAACAATCAAAAAGAATTTGCAACGCAACGGCCTAGAGAttgataatgaatttattcgggAAATATGGCATCCCGTTTACAGGAGGTTCTTCTTGCAGCAAAATCTGGCCAAAGCATACGATTGTAGGAAAGCATATTACCTATATCACACCGGACACGAGCAAGAAGTATGTTAGACGAGAAtgatgaaaaaattgttttttttattgaataccCCTTTTCAGGTGGAGTGTTACGGGGTGGTGTTATTCTGCAGAATTCAGCAAATGTTGAAAGTCACTGCCAATGCACTACGGCAACAGATCATGAATCGTGAAGCTCGTAGACTGCATAAAGAGTTAAAAGAGGTGCTAGAAGACTATAGTCAGGATAACGATATAAAGGAACAATTGTTGACTGGTAGAAGAGTCACATTAGCCGAAGAACTCAGTAAGTGTATTAAATACTTTCTGAAAGTGGCGAAATTGTAATCGTAATGCTACGAATAAGACATCGTACTGCGAACGAAATTGCTTTCACGGAacttaattgaattttcctttcaGAACGTGTCAGACAAATTCAAGAGAAGCTGGAGGAATTCATCCAAGCgttaaataaagagaaatgaaaagaatgattTGGAGATGTAGATATTCGAAAACAGATCCACATGGTACGTGATAACTAATAACAGCCCTGGTGGTTGAAGTGCGAAtgtttagatattaatttatacatctTGTTGCTAAACGATGTAGCATTGGTATAGATTAACCACTGTCGTCAGTTTTTAAGAGAAATTCTGTATCTTTGGGACATCTCATATGCATCccattctaaatatttaaatgatcaCTGAACACTCGTAACAgctggaaatttatttacttgctCGGCAATGGTTCTTTTGTGAGAAAAATCGATGCCGATTGTatcgaaataatgaaaaacatttctaaaataacgctttcgtatacatataatacaggGCATATGAATAATAGCATGTCGAGTGTAAATAGTAGTCCTCATACACATCTGATAGACAATTAATGTGAAAACAGTAGTGGTCATTTTGCAACTTGTACATATTGTCTCTCTGTATACATGGAATGAATGGAATAAACATTGTACGGATAGGAAATCTATTGAAATAAAGGGATGGAACAGAAAACTAATGAGTGATTTTTAAACGTTCTTCAAATGCAAAAGGCACCGCAAAGATTTTCATGATTATCGCTTTCTAAGAACAATAATGTATCGTGAAAATGAACAGTCATATTCTCttggtaatataataaaaattacttggTACAtgtcattttatacaaatattctttcacatatttttttccttttcttattGTATCTATAATCACCAATCTCCCATATAATTTGTCAGTGACAGCAAAGTCGCCGACTTAAGTACTTATGAAATTGAGATATGCTATTGTATATGATTGGtagagattattaaaatacataatctATATTAAAGTTTTCTCTGGTTGTATGTAAAGTTTACAACGTATCCTgatgaattttattcctatCGATATTATCgtaaagtgaaaataataactaattattCCACATACATTGCAACGTTACAAATGGtagaaacatattaaaaatatttcctttttcttcgtgGATTTAATTGACGATATAAAACCGCTAAGTCAGCCAGAAATACTACGGTCATTTCTCTAATCTGTTTTCGAACTCTGAGGATGCTACTTCTGAGATAAAATATATCCTATCTTTGGTCCAAAATGTCTAATAAAGTATCTCAACTTCGTACTTTCACGCAAATGCCTCACAAAAACATACAATATCCCCTAGCATTTGTAAACCTTTATTGgattaaaattacgaaaaattttgtaaaaattattcgttctAAACgtacacaaaataaaatgtttcttgtcaaatttctttctataataattaacaccACTTATGCACGAGATATAGGTCAACATGATGCGAATGTGTGTATGCGAGTGTTTACgtgtattaaaatacaaaaacgacacaagaaaatttatttgttctagTCAGCTCATCTTCTCagcttttaaaatatcaattttcaattgtcGTTagcgtattaaaatatatttatatgtatgtgtgtgaGTCTgagtatttattttcttcgtatattttctattcaacgtagctgttataaaattaaacaacgatGTACATTTGGCAGGaatgtttaatattctttttcctCATTGTTTACGGTATACTCAGGGTCAGAGTTGAGCGGTTTATTAATCTCCTGGATAAATAGCACAAGGTCTAATGGCGGTTGATCGAAATGTAAgcaattatgtaattttgtagagttaatcaatttgtttGCAAAATATGTTTAACTCTGTCCTGCCGAGTATTGCCAGAGGTCGATAACCAGCGATAATTAGCGCAACACGTTTATAAATAGGACTGTACCGATATATTgttctaaatataaacattattatatacaattatttggtAGTACATCATTTTGGTAACATGAAGGCGCGATGATGCTTGTCCGCAAATCAAGAGGAAAAAAGCGTATTCGTAAAATGGACGAGGTAAGACGATACTTACTGTCAGCCACTGACGTATCGTGTATCAAATCCTTAATTCGTATATGTGTTACACGTTGTCTCCCGTGATGAGCATGTGGTGGCGATTAGGACAATGACAATTTGTACAGTATACGTTGTGGGAGGGATGGGGATGCTCGTTGCAAAACTAGACTTCTTTGTTTCAATCGTACAATACACCAATGATACAGGATGATCTTGGACAAAAGTTCCAAACAAGATGACGTCTTGGAGTTCTCGCTCTCGAGCCCAAAAAGTAGAAGAAAATATCACCGTTGAGTTACGTTTTCACTGCGTTGCTGCTATCCTGCACATCTGGAACTGCTTCAACGCCATCGTTCTGTCCAATCTCAGCCGTATTGTATCCAGAAAAGGAACACGCAGGTGCACTTCTGGCCGCAATCACTGGAGCGTCAGGTAAAAGCGATGTACGTTCCGTGGCGCTACCCCACGCTTGTTGATAAGCACTGCGACCACGTATCCTGCGACTCAATGAAGATCCTACCACACCAAGGTGCTCTTTTATATCATTGTGTACGTCCGAGACGTCCCACATGGCCCTACAAATAATACGACCAATAATATCTTGCTTTTGATACAAGCGATATTCATTGTTTACAAATGTCTGTACGAAAAATTTGTCCTACAATTGTGATTGTTATTACCTGAATGCATCCCACCATGCTTGACCTTGTGCTAAATTTACAAAAGGTTTGTAAGAAAAGCTATAGTGATGAGCAACCGCAGCCAGGAACATCTCAATGCAAATTAGAAAATCCTGCAGTTTCGACGATATATTCCTGATATCGTCCATATCGCTTGTGTGAAATATACTTGATATGACATCGAAGTATACCAACAACGAAACAATTACACCTTGGCTGTAACATAAGGACAAGTTATAGCAGGTTGATCTTGTGCATTGATGCCAGGGATAACTTATTGAACTTACGAAAAGGAGAAGAATACAACTGCTTTAATACACAAGAACTTGCCGACCGGCTTCATAGGCTTCAAAGCTTCTGCGTTGGCGCGGTAAAAAAGCACCAGACAGTACATAGCTACGAATTGCGATAAGTTATTTACAGCTATCATATAAGGAAACGCAACGTCCGTTCTGAATTCTCCTTCTCCGTACACTCCATTAAGCTCGCaaatactgaaaaatttcAAGTATTATCTGTATATATCATGTACTTCGAATATGCAGAGTGAGTCGCAAGAAAGAGAACACCTAACAGTAACATCGAcagtagaacctcgattattcCAATTAATCTTAACAATGATGTCaaacagaaaattcatttagatCATCATGTTTGCATCATGCAACAATACAGCTTTGTACAGATTTGTTTTCAGTTTCAATTTCAGAGAAGATATTTAGACGTTCTGTTTGTCGCGACTTATTCTGTACGTATAGTACAGTAAGataattacaatgatattAATGTCGATATAGGCCTAACAGCAGTGTACTGCAATATTCCGTGCTTGCACATATGTACAAACTCCCTTCCCATTTCCCAGTCAGGTAAACAACACAATGGGAACATATGATGTACTTGAGGAGAAATTTCCAGTCTGTGTTCTAACTGACGCTCCGCGTTCAAATAGGCCAATAAATACatcataaaattgtatattacataAGCCTCGTAACACTCCCTTAAACTGTCCACATATATGCTCCCTTCTGGGTAAACCAGACCAAGCCACTGTAAAAGATGcaaaacagtttatttattttattaatatttacaataaataatatcatagtTTGTGGAAGATAATGCTGCATACTTACAGCATTCACTGCATATATTGGTACCATCCATAATATCCTGAAATAAATAGGAAAACTCGATCAATAATgggtaattattatattaataattaaaagatggTAATGACATAAtcaatcataattataattgacaaAAATTCTTATTGCGCCGTTCGAGAATTGAATCAATAGTCACGGGATTTCGGAACACCCGGTACATGAAAGTTAGATCGATATCAGTATGTATAAGAAATAGTCTAGAACCTAGACGATTGCGTAGCGATAAATCGGAAGTACTTAAAAATAGATACTTtgcaatattaacatttaacagTTTTGAAAAGATGGAAAACTGtaagtgttaatatattaaaggaatcttcaattttacaagtatatggaattaataaaaatatattttactgcaaactaaaattttttcgtaaaaagaATGATACTAATTGTCAATTGTGATTCTGAACTACTCATCAGGTTCTATATATCATTTACTCAAGAAAGTGAACTTTGATTTGTTACTCTCTCAATCATGATAGTCCTCATattatttcttccattttaatattctagagaacaatgattttaattgttaaatactaaCTATAATGCTAAAATCAAGTTTGTTCATTAATCCACAACgtgttttagtatttttataccaatgctataattcaataatgctatgaaaaaatgatattgaacctttataattttgataaaatttagatatacttcaaaaaatagatttattcaCTCGTGATCTTTAGTTATATCTGTATCTCTTTCCATTTATATCAAAAGTCAATCAATAAAGTTTGTTTACCTTCAGGGTCTAAAACACACATGTGTGTGATTAAGATTtaaatgtacataatttacataaacaagCATTccggtataaaataaaattgaccttttctttttattttattcatgcaAAAAATAGTTCATTGCTTAGAgtcgtataatatattacacataTGCGTGCGTTCATTGACCAATTACAGGAAcgtactattttaattttttgaagatAAACATTTATTGTGTTAAACAGCACAAAACAATCGACTCACCtgattatatatttctgcAACCTGGGTtgtgtataataaatcatGTGTTgcacaatttcataaaaagcAATCGGTAATGCAAGCAATACGAATGCACCACCAACCAATGCTCCCTGATCCTGCTTCTGGAAGCCATTCTTAATAGAGTTCGCCAACAAAATtggaacaataataataataagaagtgCATAAAGACAAGTCAGAACTGGTAAAATCCATAGTCTCCAGCGGCGACAAACAGAAGCCATCACTTTGAAGGATTTAGAAGGGAATGAAAATATCACATAATTTTCTAGTCGATTCACTCGAACTTCTGGAAGAATAGTAAATGTAACACATCAGACAAGTGCATCTCGACAACATCGTCTGTCTGCAGCAGTTAGGTTATGCGAACCTAACTAATGTTCCTTGACTTGGCGGCTAAACAGGCGAGTTCGAACAACGTTTCCATTGAATGTAAACTGTTCAGCGTCAACAGGTTTATTTCACTATTCCTCACACGGCAATGGCAACGACGATGTAAACATGGTACAGCACGTAACGTAGTATTAAAAAAGTCATAACAACCTTGTCGTGCACGATGAATTGACGATGAACCGACGAGTCAGCTGACGATGACAGTACCGAAGGGGGGAAGCCACCCGTAGATACTCCCCCCCTTTTGCGTCCTCAATTACGTGATCCGCgggattattaattttcattcgatttcatttatttggtAGGATCATCGACAAGCTTTTGCTAGATTTCTTCAATGTTGTGCAATTGTGTTCTGTTACAATTGGAATCGGTCTTACACCAAAAGTAAAATGACTTACAGTCGAGGAGTAAGTGGACACACTCTGCAACAGTACtataagacaatttttattaaatgggCAAATCGAACGGTGTAGGCACGGTGTAGACAAATTTCGATCGAAATATTGAACATGTAATATTAGTAGTAATAATGAATTCGTCCTATCGTtcatttatatgaaatatcacaaagaaaaaattaagatTAAGTGAAGTGAACGCGATTAATATGTTTCAAAgaacgaaaattattcgttgataacagttttcaaaatatttggtAGAAATTCTGTTTTGTTTAACCATTTCAAATGTAACATCAATTCCATTTTAAGAAATGCATTTGATCATCGcaaaacaacaattttttggGAAGATGGAGCCATTTTAATGCATGCATCGAAATCTGCAATGCTAGTACGGTGGATAACAAATATAGAGTTTGAGGCATTTAACAAAAACACCAATAACCTGCCGCCACAAAGAAACGCGATTATGCTTTGTAAATCAACGAACTCGCTCATGTAAAAAATGTGAGATCcgtcgatttaaataattatagaaaattgctaGGGAATGCTGGCTAACACAGTGCATTCTAAAGAGTTAGTTTTAATgtcgtgaaattaaaaatgtgacttctagaaaagtgaaaatatttaagacagaaaacaattaatacaTCGATCTATTATATTCGAAGGATTGTAAGAGGttatatcaaaaatgaaaatgattgtatagtaaaaataagtaTTGCATTAAgtttttacaaaacaattatgttttatagCAAAAGTGACATTCTATTACAATTGGAATCGATTAAATTCGAAAGTAAAATGACttatgtaatatgtattaCGTAAAAGGCACTTTTTACTCGGATTTCATTAGCAAGTTGTCATTACAGACCTATCTTTAg is a window encoding:
- the Opa1 gene encoding opa1 mitochondrial dynamin like GTPase isoform X4; translation: MKQILCGKIGDSILLFSKSSRYPLSIISTRKLMSGETSRVYRPLLASPHVRYFGNPSRAYAMFIGRILRGALKIRYLLLGGAVGGGVTLQKKYEQWKEVLPDMSWLDSFMPDNKEWQNLRGTLMTVKDTIANNIEIDPRIKQYGEAKYREYRNWFNQRLDDAIQAANDNGDDTNIAVPSKKNSQERLNAMQEEIMQMQLKYQRELERLERENKELRKQMLLRGNHKLRNRKIKKSLIDMYSDVLDELSDYDSAYSTADHLPRVVVVGDQSSGKTSVLEMIAQARIFPRGGGEMMTRAPVKVTLSEGPYHIAQFKDSSREFDLSKESELADLRREVELRMKNSVKHGKTVSQDVIAMTVKGPGLQRMVLVDLPGIISTVTVDMAEDTRDAIRQMSQQYMSNPNAIILCIQDGSVDAERSNVTDLVAQMDPSGKRTIFVLTKVDLAEKNLANPDRLHKILSGKLFPMKALGYFAVVTGRGRQDDTIETIRDYEEKFFRSSKLFKDGLAMSGQVTTRNLSLAVAECFWKMVRETVEQQADAFKATRFNLETEWKNNFPSLRELDRNELFEKARGEILDEIVNLSQISPRHWDELLMVKIWDKVSTHVFENIYMPAAQTGNINTFNTTVDIKLRQWAEQQLPAKSVESGWECLQHEFHHFMNKAKLSPNHDKIFDNLKNAVINEAMRRHSWEEKASEMLRVIQLNTLEDRNVNDKRDWDQAVRFLETSIRDRLQVTEQILREMFGPGRTERWLYWKSRTEEQQKRLSVKDELDQILYMDKKHAPTLTQDELTTIKKNLQRNGLEIDNEFIREIWHPVYRRFFLQQNLAKAYDCRKAYYLYHTGHEQEVECYGVVLFCRIQQMLKVTANALRQQIMNREARRLHKELKEVLEDYSQDNDIKEQLLTGRRVTLAEELKRVRQIQEKLEEFIQALNKEK